The Flavobacterium faecale genomic sequence ATTGGTAGTGGGCGCATTTTTTAATTCTTTATCCCAAACACCACCATTTTCTTCTTCATTCCAGAATTTACTATCAGCAGGTGAAAACAAACTCAAGAACGCTTTTCCCATCCAAAATACACTTCCACGACAACTGTAACTTTGTGTTGAAGGCTCAAAACCACCATAAAAACCAAGAGTTGGAATCTCATCTTTTCTAAATTCAGGATGCTGTAAAAATTGCAAAAGCACAGCAGACGATGTTCCACGTAAGCCACCCCAATTGGCATTTGGCAAGTCTTTTTCATAATAGCTCATTAACGGAAACGAACTAATAGACGCAAATCTATAGGTAATACTTCGACCCCACATGATCATTTTGCCGTCTTTGCCAAACATGTACGGATAATTGGCTTCTACTGGTAGGAAGTTCCTTTTGAATTTCTCTGCAATTTCTGGGTAATGCTTATCTCCAAAGTATTTACTCCAAACCGGACCATACATTTGAAACGCCCACATACTATAATAATCGAAAGCAGGATTGTCATTGTACCAACCGTCTTCTCTATAATGTTCTAGTGATTTATTCAAGTAGTCTTCTAGCAATTTTTCATTTACTTGGTATCCTTTTTCCTTAAAATAACTTAAAATAAAGATATTGAAGAATTTCCAGTTAGAAGGCACGGTGTATCCATCTCCATAACTAATCATCGTTTTGGCCAATTTATCTTGCTGTGCTTTGGTTAAGGGGTCCCATATAATTTCGGGAATCATAAACATCGATACCGAAAGCGCTCCAAACTCTACCAGTGTTTGTCCCGGCCAATCTCCTTTTTTCATGGCAATATAAGAAGGATGGTTTTCATCAATTAAATTTACGATGTTCTTACGATAATATTCGGCTATTTTAATACCGTTAATTTCCAAATTTGGATTTTCTTTTAATAATGGTGCAGCCACAAATAATGTTCGACACAAACCTTCCAATTTTTCGACTGGACTGTTACGGCCATCTTTAGGATATGATACCGTACCCATTTTTGGAAATTTCAAAGGATCATCGTAGTTTTTTACGTAACTAAAGGCTCCTTTCAATAAATACTTAGCCGCATCGATCCAATGTTGACGGGTCATTCCTGTTTTTGGACTTTTTACAAAATCAGGATTCTGAATCTGAAAAATAGGTTGTCCGCCTACCATTTTGTACACTTCGGATCCAGCTGCCAAAAAAGCTCCTGAACCATATACTTCCGTTTTGTCTGCCCATGCACTTCCGGGAGCTGCGCCTATAGGCTGTACATAACCCAACATGCCCTCTTTTGTAATATGCGAGCGCAAACAATTCCATGCTTTTTCAATATGTGGCGTATAGATCGCTTTATCGAGTAATCCGTGGTTCACTCCCCAAGCCAAACCAAAAGTAAAAAAGGAAGTTCCACTCGTTTCTGGAGTTGGGTAAACATCTTGCCCTAATAAACACATTGCCCAATGTCCATCTGGCGTTTGAATTTCGATTAATTTCTTTGCCATTTTTAAATAAATAGCTTTAAAATATTCATATTCTTTCGATCCAGGTTCGTATTCGTCCATTAATAATGTTAGACCTCCAAAGACCCAACCATTACCACGGGCCCAAAATATTTTTTTGCCATGATCTAATTTTCCAATATAGCTGTTATCTCTGTAAAAAAGGCTTTCTTCCTCATCGAATAAATGGGCTCGAGAGGCTTCATATTCCTTCATCATGAAGTCATTGTACTTTTGTTCTCCAGTAATTTTTGCCAATTTTGCCCAAACAGGAGGAGCCATAAATAAGGCGTCACACCAAGTCCAGCGCTCTACATTTTTGTAATTGTCTAGCGTTATGGGTTGCGAACTTGGATTGTTAAGTACATAATCAATCCCTTCCTTTGTTGGTTTAAGCATGGCAGAATCTCCAAATTTTCGGAACAATTCTAGGTGCATTTGACCAATAGTGTGATCGTCGGCCATGTATTTGCGTTGGTGTAATTTCCAGTTTTGCTCCTCACCTATTTTTCGCAACCAATTCCAATAGCGGTCGTCTTTTGCAATTTCGGCATATTTGAGCAGGCCAACATAAAAAGCACCATTTGTCCAATCGGCAATATGATGGGGTTTGTTCTTATCACTATAAACATCCCTAAAATGTTCTATTTGCCAATCGGCTACCCGTTGCATTTCGTTACGAACAGATACTGGATTTATAGAATAGTTGTTTTGTTGCGCCTTTCCATTCGAAAAAAAGAATAGTGCAAACAATAAAAACCGAATTGAATTTTTTAGTTCAAATAGCATAAAATGGTAGTTTTTTGGTTTGGTACAAATGAAAATTAGTTTTTATAAGGATAGACCCTTTTATTTATGTAATTTTCGAAACCAAATATAAATAGTAAAATCCGAATTAACAGAAGTTAACGGTACTTGTAACCGTTACACAGCAAACCTTTTAGACTATAAAATCCACTAAAACAAGATGATAACAGAAAACATATCAAAAGAAGATAAAATTTCACAATTGGAAAGAGTATTGGAAAGCGATACTTTTAAGCTGTCACCAACGAGTTCTAGATTGTTGCGTTTTTTGACCAATGCTACCCTTGAAGGAAAAGAGTTAAAGGAAACTACTGTTGGAATCGAAATTTTCGGAAATTCTTTTATCGAAGATGCGAGTTCGTCAAAGATGAGAGTTAGTATTTACAATTTAAGAAAAAAACTAAAAACGTATTACAGTGACGAAGGCAAAAACGATGCTTTAAAAATTGAAATCCGAAAAGGACAATATTACACTGATTTCATCATTAATAAAGAAATCAGCATAGAAAAAAAAGCAGTTGATAATTACAAAAATCGATTTGTAATGGCATTATCTGCCGTTGGTGTGCTTGGTCTTTTTGTGATTGGACTTTTGTTTTATTTTCTATACCAGCCTTCTACACCTATTTGGGATTCGTTTTTTACCAATAAAAAAGAAACTATTGTAGTTGTGGGCGATGTTTTTGGAGTGCTAGGAAAAACCGCCACGGGTCAAGTGGGTTGGAATAGAGATTATAACATCAATTCGATGGCAGATTTTTATAAATTAAAAAATGAAAATCCTAAAGTTGCTAAAGGAATCAAACCTTCTGATTATACTTATTTGACAAGTTCAGGCGTACTAGGAACGAAGGTGCTATCTGATTTTTTCTTCCAGCAGAAAGCTGATTTTGCGGTACGTTTTTCGAGTAAATTAAATTATGCCGACTTAAAGGAAAACAATACCGTGTACATCGGACCAATGAAGAACAAAAATATGTTTATTGATTATGTAAATAATTATAATAAACATTTTAATATTCAGGATTTTAAAATAAAGTACAAGAATAATTCAAAAAAAATAGATACCGTTTTTGACTTACGCGAAACAGATGGCATCAAAGATTATGCTTTGGTCTGCAGAATTAAAGGCCAAGCCAATAAAGGAGAACAGTTCTTTTTCTTTTCCGATCACGACATTGGAAATATTGCTGTAGTGGAATATTTTACCAACAAAGATAATTTAGCTTCTTTTGTCAAAAAATACCTGCAAGAAAGTGAATCATTTGTAGCTGTCTTTTTGGTCGAAGGAAAAGACAGAACCAATCTCGGCATCAAGCTGCTTTATGTAGATGCTGAAAAAGGGAAATAACGATAAAAGTCGCCCTAATTAACCATACCGATTATTAGGGGCGACTCTTTTATTAAAATAGATCTAAGTCTATGGAAACAATATATCCAAACTACTTATTTACCACTAAAAACTGTCCAATTTGAAAAACTTTACCTGGCGCTAATTTCACTAATTTTATAGTCGTTGTATGTGAGCCAGCTTTAATTTCGTCAAAAAATTCATATTTGGTTTGTGTCCCTCCATTTCTAGAGTTGAGACTAACTATTTTACTAGGGCCTCCATCTGTCGTAACCTCAACTTGAATAGCTCCCTTGGATTCTAATATAGTCGTAAGTCCTAATAAAAAACCATCCCAGTTTAAGGTAAACGAATCACCAACAGTTGTTGTTTTCATTGCCTTATCAAAAAGTGTTTTATCGCCGCCATTTTTATCTGTTAGATCAGCATTAATATCAACCTCGTCACCTACATCTGCAGTTTGCCATCCTCCACTAAATTTAGCAGAAG encodes the following:
- a CDS encoding DUF2264 domain-containing protein, whose translation is MLFELKNSIRFLLFALFFFSNGKAQQNNYSINPVSVRNEMQRVADWQIEHFRDVYSDKNKPHHIADWTNGAFYVGLLKYAEIAKDDRYWNWLRKIGEEQNWKLHQRKYMADDHTIGQMHLELFRKFGDSAMLKPTKEGIDYVLNNPSSQPITLDNYKNVERWTWCDALFMAPPVWAKLAKITGEQKYNDFMMKEYEASRAHLFDEEESLFYRDNSYIGKLDHGKKIFWARGNGWVFGGLTLLMDEYEPGSKEYEYFKAIYLKMAKKLIEIQTPDGHWAMCLLGQDVYPTPETSGTSFFTFGLAWGVNHGLLDKAIYTPHIEKAWNCLRSHITKEGMLGYVQPIGAAPGSAWADKTEVYGSGAFLAAGSEVYKMVGGQPIFQIQNPDFVKSPKTGMTRQHWIDAAKYLLKGAFSYVKNYDDPLKFPKMGTVSYPKDGRNSPVEKLEGLCRTLFVAAPLLKENPNLEINGIKIAEYYRKNIVNLIDENHPSYIAMKKGDWPGQTLVEFGALSVSMFMIPEIIWDPLTKAQQDKLAKTMISYGDGYTVPSNWKFFNIFILSYFKEKGYQVNEKLLEDYLNKSLEHYREDGWYNDNPAFDYYSMWAFQMYGPVWSKYFGDKHYPEIAEKFKRNFLPVEANYPYMFGKDGKMIMWGRSITYRFASISSFPLMSYYEKDLPNANWGGLRGTSSAVLLQFLQHPEFRKDEIPTLGFYGGFEPSTQSYSCRGSVFWMGKAFLSLFSPADSKFWNEEENGGVWDKELKNAPTTNHFYKNSEILVTNYPSIGASEIRAWCNVPQKGIKESFRSSENYNKLSYNSEFTWQADNSEGTAAMNYVFKTKQADHPFESGHVYDFKKFEKGVYYRELIAEYVDNASIQLADIPIENGILRVDKMEGNTAFDFTLGHYALPHINGFISKTIRKINKEEVQIIDNGNYQLALVPIQGWKGIQTITSTGIHPETKESTVINVSGSYDPADKNKVYVTAMLWKKSGIPFTNAELTVVKKVKVSKEKVTVTNADNTKTEIAY